The genomic segment AGGATGCCCAAAAACCTGCATCTTGGTAATCTGTGGGATACTGAGGTTTTAGTATTGAATTGATTTTAAGGACATATTTACATTAGATTATAGAACCTAATGTACAGTATCCTCatcatatatttctttcttttcagaTAATGATACCAGAAAAGGTGCTGGTCAAGAAGGCTTCAATTTCAAGGTAAACTCATATTTTTAAGTAATAGAAAGTCCTTGACATAaggacaaaataaaaacaaggcTGGTCCCCATTATTTTGGCCCATGTTAATGGAAAACCTTTTTATAACTGATTATTGATAACAAATATCTTTGTTCCTTTTTGTAGGCAAAGCTTCTATGCAATGTGAAGCCCAACCTTCTCTGGATTCCAAAGTCTGAAACACTTGACTACTCCACACTGAGTCAGGATCAAATAATTAACCATTTCCAAAGTTCCAAGTGCTTCACAACCAAGGTGAGTCCTGTATTACAGCTATAGTTACTAAAACCACGCTACCAAATATTTCTCTTGGCACACATTTAACCACCTAACGTTATTACAtggattttttctctttttctaggaaaaagaaaaacattgcatTAATTTCCTTTGTCTTTTTCTAGGCCGGGTTGTGTACACTTGTAGAAGATGTACATTGGTTCACAGATGTAGATCCTAACTCATTTATCCCACGGTGCTACAGACTGAGAGAGATATATGACCGGGAGAAATTTATTGGTAAGAGAACATATACCTTCTTGCTATTTATAATCCCCACTTATTTTTATTTGGAGAAATGGgggtgattttattttttttttaactaaagttTTAATTAACAGTTCGGAATTgtatgatcccttatccagaaacctaatatccagaatgtttcaaattacaggaaggccaaataattgtcatttttaaaatgattcccttttagatacgcttgggtgcaagcacatgtaggcgaaatacgcataaaaacgtgagagaatgcaaagttttgcgtttttatgcgaatttcggctacatgtacctgcacccgagcgtattccattcattcaggtgcaggcatatgtaggaggcgtagggcggtattttcagcaagagcttttccgcttgctgaaaatatccgccctacgcctcatctgacatcagcctaaaacaGAGCCTTGAATCTGATCctagctaagctgcatgaatccatattggtggcaaaaacaattctgttgggttcatttaatgtttaaatgatttttagcaaacataAGGTATGACATTACCAAAATATCACTTTTTACAAATACccaaggtcccatacctgtttaatgTACAGCATCCCTAAAAAAAGATATTAGCGCTATAGACAGCTCATGTTTTGAAATGATGGacagtattacacagtattaCACTTTCTTTTCTTTAGATGACTTCCGGCAAACAGCTGCCCGTGGTATTTTAAAGAGGGTATCAAACTCTGATCCCAAGTGGTTAGGTAAGTGAAAATCACTGATCATTTTTAAACTAGTATTGGAAGCAATTTAACTGGATATGATactgaaaataattttatttgcggGAAATTTATGATATGATCAGGTTTCCACTGGTCACTATAATGCAGTTTATCCAAACTATATGTTAAGCTACTATTAGAAATCTATCAAACAGGCACAATTTAAACAAGTAAATGTAATTGTCATTTAATTCAACTTAACTTGGGGGTTGCAAGTGCAAAAAATAGATTGTGCTTCCATGGGATTTTCAA from the Xenopus tropicalis strain Nigerian chromosome 5, UCB_Xtro_10.0, whole genome shotgun sequence genome contains:
- the LOC116410999 gene encoding tubulin monoglycylase TTLL3-like, which codes for MPKNLHLDNDTRKGAGQEGFNFKAKLLCNVKPNLLWIPKSETLDYSTLSQDQIINHFQSSKCFTTKAGLCTLVEDVHWFTDVDPNSFIPRCYRLREIYDREKFIDDFRQTAARGILKRVSNSDPKWLAEKTTDKGSVHTDIILKSIEICETYLNQLEHNDIDQERSKPKPPRYWEEFLSDYYRVIE